The following proteins come from a genomic window of Montipora foliosa isolate CH-2021 unplaced genomic scaffold, ASM3666993v2 scaffold_249, whole genome shotgun sequence:
- the LOC137986613 gene encoding stress-induced-phosphoprotein 1-like yields the protein MADAVKAAELKNKGNTFLQAGDFAKAIECYTEAISLNPSEHVFYSNRSAAYAKDKKYEQALADAKKCVELKPDWGKGYSRLGAALSFLGRYAEAEKAYSRGLQLDPTNEQLKSGLEEAKAQAARNSPMTNPFATPDLYVRLATNPKTKQFLEQQDYRETIEALRRNPQLLGTHLQDQRIMQTIAVLLGIDADVQDTEEPPPPPRQEEKAPAEPMETEPEPEPEVDLALRQSLEEKELGNAAYKKKDFETALEHYGKAIELDPTNASFLTNRAAVYFEQAKFDECIEECNKAVSVARDHGGGYQMIAKAYGRIGNAYNKQGKLTEAIDAYNKSLVEHRTPDVLKKVQEAEKALKEQERLAYIDPEKAEEEKDKGNALFKKGDFPEALKCYKEAIKRDPNNAKLYSNRAACYQKLAAFSLALSDCDTCIELDPTFVKGYTRKGGVLYALKKFTEAQKTYQKALELDPNNKEALEGLRACQKSFAEQPTDPEEIRKRANADPEIQEILTDPAMKIILEQMQEDPKAAQEHLKNPEIRSRIQKLYEAGILQIR from the exons ATGGCGGATGCCGTCAAG GCAGCTGAGCTGAAAAACAAGGGCAATACATTTCTCCAGGCCGGAGATTTCGCAAAGGCGATCGAGTGCTACACAGAGGCTATTTCATTAAATCCGTCGGAGCATGTCTTCTACAGCAATCGATCGGCCGCCTATGCGAAGGATAAGAAATACGAGCAAGCACTAGCTGATGCCAAGAAATGTGTAGAGTTGAAACCGGATTGGGGAAAG GGGTATTCAAGACTTGGCGCAGCCCTATCATTTCTTGGGCGGTATGCGGAGGCAGAAAAAGCTTACAGCAGAGGTCTGCAGCTAGATCCTACCAATGAACAACTGAAAAGTGGTTTGGAAGAGGCAAAAGCACAAGCAGCAC GCAATAGCCCAATGACAAATCCATTTGCTACTCCTGACTTGTATGTTCGTTTGGCCACAAACCCTAAGACCAAACAATTTTTGGAGCAACAGGATTACAGAGAAACAATTGAAGCTCTCAGGCGCAATCCTCAGCTGCTTGGCAC TCATCTTCAGGATCAGAGGATCATGCAAACCATTGCAGTATTGCTTGGAATTGATGCTGATGTACAAGATACTGAAG aACCTCCTCCACCACCGCGTCAAGAGGAGAAGGCACCAGCTGAACCAATGGAGACAGAGCCTGAACCAGAACCAGAAGTGGATCTTGCTCTTAGACAG aGTCTAGAGGAGAAAGAGCTGGGAAATGCTGCATACAAGAAGAAAGATTTTGAGACAGCTTTGGAGCACTATGGCAAAGCTATTGAACTTGATCCAACCAATGCTAGCTTTCTCACCAACAGAGCGG ctgTGTATTTTGAACAAGCAAAGTTTGATGAATGCATAGAAGAGTGTAATAAAGCAGTTTCTGTAGCCAGAGATCATGGTGGAGGCTATCAAATGATTGCAAA AGCTTATGGCAGGAttggaaatgcttacaacaagcAAGGAAAGCTCACAGAAGCCATTGATGCATACAATAAATCTTTGGTTGAACACAGGACACCGGATGTGCTGAAGAAAGTGCAGGAG GCAGAAAAGGCTTTGAAAGAGCAAGAAAGATTGGCTTATATAGATCCAGAAAAAGCAGAGGAAGAGAAGGACAAGGGGAATGCTCTTTTTAAGAAAG GAGACTTTCCGGAAGCCCTCAAGTGTTACAAGGAGGCCATCAAGCGGGACCCAAACAATGCTAAACTTTACAGTAATCGCGCGGCCTGCTATCAAAAGCTGGCAGCATTTAGCCTGGCTCTGTCG GACTGCGATACATGTATTGAATTGGATCCCACTTTTG TCAAAGGTTACACAAGAAAAGGTGGTGTCTTGTATGCACTGAAGAAGTTCACAGAAGCTCAGAAGACATACCAGAAAGCCCTTGAACTCGATCCGAACAACAAG GAAGCCCTGGAGGGATTGAGAGCTTGTCAAAAATCATTTGCCGAACAACCAACAGACCCTGAAGAGATAAGAAAACGAGCCAACGCTGATCCAGAAATACAG GAAATACTAACTGATCCAGCAATGAAAATTATATTGGAGCAAATGCAAGAGGATCCCAAAGCTGCCCAGGA GCATCTTAAGAATCCTGAAATCCGAAGCAGAATTCAAAAGCTCTACGAAGCGGGAATCCTACAGATCCGCTGA